A window of Chryseobacterium sp. IHB B 17019 genomic DNA:
TGGTAGGCAGTGTGGTAACATCACCCGTTGGGCTTGATATTATTCCTCCTCCTTGAATTTCTTCAGGGTTCTTAATTTGCTTTTCTAAGAATGAAGCAAAGAAAGGCTTCTTTTTTGAATCTTTTTTCATGTTGGTTGTAATTTGAGTTGGTTGTTAGTTTTTATTATACAGCGTCTCCGCCTTCGTCGCCGTCTGATGGATATTTCATCGTAACGTTATCACTTCCCGGCTTTGTGATATTATCCAAAAGCGCAGAAGTTATACTATCCTTCAATGCTCCTGTTATATTATCTTCCAAGGCAGAAGTAATACTTCCTGAACCTCCTTTGATTTTCTCCGGATCTTCAACTTGTTTTTCAAGGAATGAAGCGAAGAAAGGCTTTTTTGATTTTTTTTCTTCCATAGCACTAATTTTTAATGATTTAGAAAATCTAAAGTATTAAAAAAAAATCACTCCAAGAAGAATAATTTTTTATTTATGAAAATTTTAACAAACAACAAAGAATAATAGAATTATTTTAATCCAGATTCAAAAATTGCTTTACAACTTCAGCAAAATCAACAGGATTTTCTGCCTG
This region includes:
- a CDS encoding microviridin/marinostatin family tricyclic proteinase inhibitor — encoded protein: MEEKKSKKPFFASFLEKQVEDPEKIKGGSGSITSALEDNITGALKDSITSALLDNITKPGSDNVTMKYPSDGDEGGDAV